One genomic window of Micropterus dolomieu isolate WLL.071019.BEF.003 ecotype Adirondacks linkage group LG06, ASM2129224v1, whole genome shotgun sequence includes the following:
- the apol1 gene encoding LOW QUALITY PROTEIN: apolipoprotein L1 (The sequence of the model RefSeq protein was modified relative to this genomic sequence to represent the inferred CDS: deleted 1 base in 1 codon) encodes MDRFKDLDLECDGAGVAEKAALFSGMFKTSFRSTESSVQAKDSLSAEGELSESNDSLTDKEKGGLFPGKFRKTTKAAKEAQPQEAGGMFSGMFKKSPKPFRAKPQSQGDLSVPSELSGSNDNLSDMNELAEVKLNPFRSANKSQTCSDDEDPPASSEMSSGDKQSATGAMSKLNLFRSANKRETEEALKENEKHVEEKPKAVKSNMIQQERKERSATPPVPRRPTEEEMKRASTYDKVKPRGTEDNQDFKDMISREKQARPADTPVVPARPSEEELNRAARPGLQKQKSNQAPFDNEGLKEDDSSSKEEKKEEEDKDKTEETNVKKPKRHNPFMPRVKGRVIQRQAQDGAAGNTEENEGGNRSLFDRLEDFRIDPAQPEGGQDVDNLMEWWNSVESWEDAPQDDDMTEKEEAKAFAVTADKVQKGIRVFNKLFSERAESLWQHVIDLNSIADGLDKFSKNTKIAQITGGSTSAIGGVATITGLALAPFTMGASLIVTAVGLGVTTAGGLTSAGAGISSQVNNSMDRKKVEKIVQDYQEKMVDLNKCLTFIKQGIENLKKFNLMKMKKNAFNRDFPALTSSVYEDGAMAGKAIVINAFEIMRVVQIANVAGSTAARAVQIASMATGVLTGLFVGMDIYFVAKDSKELKKGAKSEFAAKIREVTMQLHEGLVELNGIRGELQSTTPENNTGNHTAALDSNKKEKDEKLDSSDEVELDFVKKDIENREYV; translated from the exons ATG GATCGATTCAAAGACCTGGATTTGGAGTGTGATGGAGCAGGTGTAGCA GAAAAAGCAGCGTTATTCAGTGGGATGTTCAAAACATCCTTCAGGTCTACAGAATCATCTGTCCAAGCAAAG GACAGTTTATCAGCCGAAGGTGAACTGTCAGAGAGCAACGATAGTTTGACTGACAAG GAGAAAGGTGGACTGTTTCCAGGAAAATTTAGGAAGACGACCAAAGCTGCTAAAGAGGCCCAGCCACAG GAGGCAGGAGGGATGTTCAGTGGGATGTTTAAAAAATCCCCAAAGCCTTTCAGAGCGAAGCCACAATCTCAG GGTGATTTGTCTGTACCTAGCGAGCTCTCAGGCAGCAACGACAATCTTTCTGACATG AATGAACTTGCCGAGGTGAAGCTGAATCCGTTTCGATCTGCAAACAAA TCGCAGACATGCTCAGATGACGAGGATCCACCTGCGAGCAGCGAGATGTCATCAGGGGACAAACAG AGCGCCACGGGTGCCATGTCCAAACTGAATCTGTTCCGCTCTGCAAATAAA agagagactgaagagGCACTCAAGGAGAACGAGAAACACGTGGAAGAGAAGCCAAAAGCA GTCAAAAGCAACATGATCCAGcaagagaggaaggaaaggagtGCAACGCCACCAGTCCCACGCAGACCAACAGAAGAG GAGATGAAGCGGGCATCCACATACGACAAAGTAAAACCAAGAGGAACTGAGGATAATCAG GATTTCAAGGACATGATTTCCAGAGAGAAACAAGCAAGACCTGCAGACACTCCTGTCGTTCCTGCCAGACCTTCAGAGGAG GAGCTGAATAGAGCAGCCAGACCTGGTCTTCAAAAGCAAAAGAGCAACCAG GCTCCGTTTGATAATGAAGGGTTGAAAGAAGATGATTCTTCATctaaagaggaaaagaaagaggaggaggacaaggacAAAACAGAGGAG accAATGTCAAGAAACCCAAGAGACACAATCCCTTCATGCCTCGTGTCAAG GGCAGAGTCATACAGAGGCAAGCACAGGACGGAGCTGCAGGCAACACAGAGGAg AATGAAGGTGGAAACAGGTCCCTGTTTGACAGGCTGGAGGACTTCCGTATTGACCCAGCACAGCCTGAAGGCGGACAG GATGTAGACAATCTTATGGAGTGGTGGAACTCAGTGGAGT CTTGGGAAGACGCGCCTCAAGATGATGATatgacagaaaaagaagaggCCAA GGCGTTTGCTGTGACGGCAGATAAGGTGCAGAAGGGCATCCGGGTCTTCAACAAACTGTTCTCTGAGCGCGCCGAGAGCCTCTGGCAGCACGTCATTGACCTCAACAGCATCGCCGACGGCCTGGACAAATTCAGCAAGAACACAAAGATCGCTCAAATCACCGGCGGCTCCACCAGCGCCATCGGGGGCGTAGCCACCATCACAGGCCTCGCTCTGGCCCCGTTCACCATGGGAGCTTCTTTGATTGTGACGGCGGTGGGATTGGGCGTCACCACGGCAGGCGGTTTGACATCAGCTGGTGCCGGCATCTCCAGCCAGGTCAACAACTCGATGGACCGCAAGAAGGTGGAGAAGATTGTGCAAGATTATCAGGAGAAGATGGTTGACCTTAACAAATGCCTGACATTCATCAAGCAGGGTATCGAGAACCTGAAGAAATTCAACCTgatgaagatgaaaaaaaacGCATTCAACCGCGACTTCCCTGCGCTCACCAGTAGTGTCTACGAGGATGGTGCCATGGCAGGAAAGGCGATCGTCATCAATGCTTTTGAGATCATGCGCGTGGTGCAGATCGCCAACGTGGCGGGCAGCACAGCAGCCAGAGCTGTCCAGATCGCCAGCATGGCCACTGGTGTACTTACCGGACTCTTTGTAGGTATGGATATATACTTTGTGGCCAAAGACTCCAAAGAACTCAAGAAAGGGGCCAAGTCAGAGTTCGCTGCCAAAATCAGAGAGGTGACTATGCAGCTGCACGAGGGTCTGGTGGAGCTCAACGGGATACGAGGGGAGCTGCAGTCCACCACGCCAGAAAACAACACAGGCAATCATACTGCTGCTTTGGACAGtaacaagaaagagaaagatgagaAATTA GACAGTTCAGATGAAGTTGAACTAGACTTCGTTAAAAAGGACATTGAGAACCGAGAATATGTTTGA